One window from the genome of Aricia agestis chromosome 6, ilAriAges1.1, whole genome shotgun sequence encodes:
- the LOC121728349 gene encoding uncharacterized protein LOC121728349: MDKMCSNWTSEEDKVLINFVRNHEIIYNVKSKDYRKTHLKQNLWREIGDVLDKTDSDCSKRWCYVRDYYVRRKAKPGTGASGEAARKRASLLSFLDDLPTTRRGSIHITDENPENTVKIEDTDSERAQTPEEDMMENTSNSEDTQPNSQEIIFEFEKSDRQDDRAINNRRKHDAHSQSTQDEIDENDLFFGSMAKIVKKLPPYEQVQLRLQIGSLVGNAQLRQISNDSHQADPLETQHKQ; encoded by the exons ATGGATAAAATGTGCTCCAACTGGACCAGCGAGGAGGacaaagttttaataaatttcgtgCGTAACCACGAAATTATTTAcaacgtaaaaagtaaagattaCAGAAAAACGCATTTGAAACAGAATTTGTGGAGAGAAATTGGAGACGTTTTAGACAAAACAG ATTCCGATTGTTCCAAAAGATGGTGCTACGTTAGAGATTACTATGTTCGACGAAAAGCAAAACCAGGTACGGGCGCCAGTGGAGAAGCAGCAAGAAAAAGAGCTAGCCTCCTGTCATTCCTAGACGACCTTCCTACGACCAGAAGAGGCAGTATTCATATCACTGATGAAAACCCAGAAAACACTGTTAAAATCGAAGACACCGACAGCGAACGAGCACAGACGCCAGAAGAAGATATGATGGAAAATACTAGTAACAGCGAAGACACACAACCAAATTCTCAGGaaattatttttgaatttgaaaaaagcGATCGTCAAGATGATAGAGCTATAAATAATAGGCGCAAACACGACGCACACAGTCAGTCAACTCAAGATGAAATAGACGAAAATGATCTCTTTTTTGGTTCTATGGCAAAGATAGTGAAGAAGTTGCCACCATACGAGCAAGTACAATTGCGGCTGCAGATAGGATCGCTAGTCGGCAATGCCCAATTAAGACAAATTTCAAATGATTCACATCAAGCCGACCCACTCGAGACCCAGCACAAGCAATAg